Proteins encoded by one window of Vidua chalybeata isolate OUT-0048 chromosome 8, bVidCha1 merged haplotype, whole genome shotgun sequence:
- the PAOX gene encoding peroxisomal N(1)-acetyl-spermine/spermidine oxidase isoform X2 — protein MEGSGRRVVAVGAGLAGLGAAQRLRGHGSLRLLEAAARAGGRVCTRPFASGLAEMGAHWIHGPSPGNPVFCLASRYGLLGPEAAREENQQVEAGGHPPMPSVTYGSSGKVLNPKAVREARDLFYALLASTRAFQGSKEPPWPSVGQYVRAEIARTVPTMAGGQEDARRLQLAVLAACLKLECCISGTHSMDLVGLEPFGEYVSLPGLDCTFPGGYSSLAERLLSDLPEGTVLFNKAVRTIQWQGSFREEGDDARVFPVRVECEDGDVFLADHVIITVPLGFLKERHQEFFQPPLPERKAQAIRNLGFGTNNKIFLEFEQPFWEPEQQLLEVVWEDESPLEEPDADLEANWFKKLIGFVVLQPPEQHGHVLCGFIAGKESEHMETLSDAEVLSAMTRVLRTMTATWPSAARGTTSMCSHSPCPKSPGTPGPCSSSSPARPRTAPSTPPPTGRCCRGGERPSGSTSSSRRPSPRLTPEAAK, from the exons TGGTGGCGGTgggcgcggggctggcggggctgggggcggccCAGCGGCTCCGCGGACACGGCTCCCTCCGCCTGCTGGAGGCGGCGGCCCGCGCCGGCGGCCGCGTCTGCACCCGCCCCTTCG cctcggggctggcGGAGATGGGGGCACACTGGATCCACGGCCCCTCGCCGGGAAATCCCGTGTTCTGCCTGGCCTCCCGCTACGGCCTGCTGGGCCCGGAGGCCGCCCGGGAGGAGAACCAGCAGGTGGAAGCGGGGGGCCACCCCCCGATGCCGTCCGTCACCTACGGCAGCTCGGGAAAGGTGCTGAATCCCAAGGCAGTGCGCGAAGCCCGCGACCTCTTCTACGCCCTCCTGGCCTCCACCCGCGCTTTCCAGGGCTCCAAGGAGCCACCGTGGCCCAGCGTGGGTCAGTACGTGCGGGCAGAGATCGCCCGGACGGTACCCACGATGGCGGGGGGCCAGGAGGATGCCCGGCGGTTGCAGCTGGCCGTGCTCGCCGCCTGCCTCaagctggagtgctgcatcAGCGGGACCCACAGCATGGACCTGGTGGGCCTGGAGCCCTTCGGGGAGTACGTGTCGCTGCCCGGCCTGGACTGCACCTTCCCAGG CGGCTACAGCAGCTTGGCCGAGCGTCTGCTCTCGGATCTACCCGAGGGTACCGTCCTGTTCAACAAGGCGGTGAGGACCATCCAGTGGCAAGGGTCCTTCCGTGAGGAAGGGGACGATGCCAGGGTTTTCCCCGTCCGGGTGGAGTGCGAGGATGGAGATGTCTTTCTTGCTGACCACGTGATCATCACTGTCCCGCTGG GTTTCCTCAAGGAACGCCACCAGGAATTCTTCCAGCCCCCACTTCCCGAGCGGAAAGCACAGGCCATTCGTAACCTGGGCTTTGGCACCAACAACAAGATCTTCCTGGAGTTCGAGCAGCCTTTCTGGGAGcccgagcagcagctcctggaggtggTGTGGGAGGACGAGTCGCCCCTGGAGGAGCCCGACGCTGACCTGGAGGCCAACTGGTTCAAGAAGCTCATCGGATTCGTGGTGCTGCAGCCGCCAGAGCA GCACGGGCACGTCCTGTGCGGCTTCATCGCGGGGAAGGAGTCGGAGCACATGGAAACGCTGAGCGACGCCGAGGTGCTCAGCGCCATGACCCGCGTCCTGCGCACGATGACAG CTACGTGGCCGTCGGCAGCTCGGGGGACGACATCGATGTGCTCGCACAGCCCCTGCCCGAAGAGCCCCGGGACTCCCGG cccctgcagctcctcttcGCCGGCGAGGCCACGCACCGCACCTTCTACTCCACCACCCACGGGGCGCTGCTGTCGGGGTGGCGAGAGGCCGAGCGGCTCAACCAGCTCTTCCAGGCGCCCGTCCCCGCGCCTCACTCCTGAGGCAGCAAAATAA
- the PAOX gene encoding peroxisomal N(1)-acetyl-spermine/spermidine oxidase isoform X1 — MEGSGRRVVAVGAGLAGLGAAQRLRGHGSLRLLEAAARAGGRVCTRPFASGLAEMGAHWIHGPSPGNPVFCLASRYGLLGPEAAREENQQVEAGGHPPMPSVTYGSSGKVLNPKAVREARDLFYALLASTRAFQGSKEPPWPSVGQYVRAEIARTVPTMAGGQEDARRLQLAVLAACLKLECCISGTHSMDLVGLEPFGEYVSLPGLDCTFPGGYSSLAERLLSDLPEGTVLFNKAVRTIQWQGSFREEGDDARVFPVRVECEDGDVFLADHVIITVPLGFLKERHQEFFQPPLPERKAQAIRNLGFGTNNKIFLEFEQPFWEPEQQLLEVVWEDESPLEEPDADLEANWFKKLIGFVVLQPPEQHGHVLCGFIAGKESEHMETLSDAEVLSAMTRVLRTMTGNPNLPAPRSVLRSRWHSAPYTRGSYSYVAVGSSGDDIDVLAQPLPEEPRDSRPLQLLFAGEATHRTFYSTTHGALLSGWREAERLNQLFQAPVPAPHS, encoded by the exons TGGTGGCGGTgggcgcggggctggcggggctgggggcggccCAGCGGCTCCGCGGACACGGCTCCCTCCGCCTGCTGGAGGCGGCGGCCCGCGCCGGCGGCCGCGTCTGCACCCGCCCCTTCG cctcggggctggcGGAGATGGGGGCACACTGGATCCACGGCCCCTCGCCGGGAAATCCCGTGTTCTGCCTGGCCTCCCGCTACGGCCTGCTGGGCCCGGAGGCCGCCCGGGAGGAGAACCAGCAGGTGGAAGCGGGGGGCCACCCCCCGATGCCGTCCGTCACCTACGGCAGCTCGGGAAAGGTGCTGAATCCCAAGGCAGTGCGCGAAGCCCGCGACCTCTTCTACGCCCTCCTGGCCTCCACCCGCGCTTTCCAGGGCTCCAAGGAGCCACCGTGGCCCAGCGTGGGTCAGTACGTGCGGGCAGAGATCGCCCGGACGGTACCCACGATGGCGGGGGGCCAGGAGGATGCCCGGCGGTTGCAGCTGGCCGTGCTCGCCGCCTGCCTCaagctggagtgctgcatcAGCGGGACCCACAGCATGGACCTGGTGGGCCTGGAGCCCTTCGGGGAGTACGTGTCGCTGCCCGGCCTGGACTGCACCTTCCCAGG CGGCTACAGCAGCTTGGCCGAGCGTCTGCTCTCGGATCTACCCGAGGGTACCGTCCTGTTCAACAAGGCGGTGAGGACCATCCAGTGGCAAGGGTCCTTCCGTGAGGAAGGGGACGATGCCAGGGTTTTCCCCGTCCGGGTGGAGTGCGAGGATGGAGATGTCTTTCTTGCTGACCACGTGATCATCACTGTCCCGCTGG GTTTCCTCAAGGAACGCCACCAGGAATTCTTCCAGCCCCCACTTCCCGAGCGGAAAGCACAGGCCATTCGTAACCTGGGCTTTGGCACCAACAACAAGATCTTCCTGGAGTTCGAGCAGCCTTTCTGGGAGcccgagcagcagctcctggaggtggTGTGGGAGGACGAGTCGCCCCTGGAGGAGCCCGACGCTGACCTGGAGGCCAACTGGTTCAAGAAGCTCATCGGATTCGTGGTGCTGCAGCCGCCAGAGCA GCACGGGCACGTCCTGTGCGGCTTCATCGCGGGGAAGGAGTCGGAGCACATGGAAACGCTGAGCGACGCCGAGGTGCTCAGCGCCATGACCCGCGTCCTGCGCACGATGACAG GGAATCCCAACCTGCCCGCGCCCAGGAGCGTGCTCCGCTCCCGCTGGCACAGCGCTCCCTACACCCGCGGCTCCTACAGCTACGTGGCCGTCGGCAGCTCGGGGGACGACATCGATGTGCTCGCACAGCCCCTGCCCGAAGAGCCCCGGGACTCCCGG cccctgcagctcctcttcGCCGGCGAGGCCACGCACCGCACCTTCTACTCCACCACCCACGGGGCGCTGCTGTCGGGGTGGCGAGAGGCCGAGCGGCTCAACCAGCTCTTCCAGGCGCCCGTCCCCGCGCCTCACTCCTGA